Proteins encoded by one window of Teretinema zuelzerae:
- a CDS encoding phosphoglycerate kinase, whose protein sequence is MIKTVKDVALAGKSVIMRVDFNVPMKDGVVQDDTRIMAALPTIKYILEQSPRSLVLMSHLGDPDKDAKKAQEKAEKDGKAFDKEKFIAGKNRMAPVAAYLESKLGKKVEFAPSCMGQKAKVDSLPAGGVLMLENTRFHKEETAKDAASQEVLAKELATYGEVFVNDAFGTAHRAHASTATIAKFMKVNVGGFLMEKEVKYLDPMISNPPKPMTAIIGGAKVSSKIAVLESLLKNASALIIGGGMAYTFLKAQGHTVGKSLVEDEFIDTAKSLLSAAAAQHVKIILPVDHVCGDGFSPDAKVTNVPGLDIPDGQMGMDVGPKTIALYTETILASKSIVWNGPVGVFEFDAFAKGTETVARLVADATGKGAISVVGGGDSVAAVNKFNIADKMSHVSTGGGASLEFLEGKILPGIAVLETK, encoded by the coding sequence ATGATTAAGACTGTGAAAGACGTAGCCCTCGCGGGTAAAAGCGTTATTATGCGCGTGGACTTCAATGTTCCCATGAAAGACGGAGTCGTTCAGGACGACACCCGCATCATGGCCGCTCTGCCCACAATCAAGTACATCCTTGAGCAATCGCCCCGTTCCCTCGTTTTGATGAGCCACCTCGGAGATCCTGACAAGGACGCGAAAAAGGCCCAGGAAAAAGCCGAAAAAGACGGCAAGGCCTTTGATAAAGAAAAATTCATCGCCGGCAAAAACCGCATGGCTCCCGTCGCCGCCTATCTCGAGTCCAAGCTCGGCAAGAAAGTGGAATTCGCTCCTTCCTGCATGGGACAGAAGGCCAAGGTCGACTCCCTTCCCGCTGGAGGCGTTCTCATGCTGGAGAATACCCGCTTCCACAAGGAAGAAACCGCGAAGGACGCTGCTTCCCAGGAAGTACTGGCGAAAGAGCTTGCGACCTACGGAGAAGTCTTCGTAAACGACGCGTTCGGAACCGCTCACCGCGCCCATGCTTCGACCGCTACCATCGCGAAGTTCATGAAAGTGAACGTCGGCGGCTTCCTCATGGAAAAAGAAGTAAAGTATCTTGATCCGATGATTTCAAATCCCCCCAAACCGATGACAGCCATCATCGGCGGCGCGAAGGTTTCCTCTAAAATCGCAGTTCTCGAAAGCCTCCTCAAGAACGCTTCCGCCCTCATCATCGGCGGCGGCATGGCATACACCTTCCTTAAAGCCCAGGGCCACACAGTCGGAAAGTCTTTGGTGGAAGACGAGTTCATCGATACCGCGAAAAGCCTTCTTTCCGCAGCCGCCGCCCAGCACGTTAAGATCATCCTCCCGGTTGATCACGTATGCGGCGACGGCTTCTCTCCGGACGCCAAGGTGACGAACGTTCCCGGACTCGACATCCCCGACGGCCAGATGGGCATGGATGTCGGCCCCAAGACTATCGCCTTGTATACTGAAACCATTCTTGCCAGCAAGTCCATCGTATGGAACGGACCTGTCGGCGTGTTCGAATTCGACGCCTTCGCGAAGGGAACCGAAACCGTCGCCCGCCTTGTGGCGGACGCGACCGGCAAGGGCGCGATCAGCGTCGTCGGCGGCGGAGATTCCGTAGCCGCCGTAAACAAATTCAATATTGCGGACAAGATGAGCCATGTATCTACCGGCGGCGGCGCGAGCCTCGAGTTCCTCGA
- a CDS encoding NAD(P)/FAD-dependent oxidoreductase, with amino-acid sequence MMYDSIIIGKGPAGISASLYLVRAGLKVLVLGHGVGALERAEKIDNYYGFDQPLSGAELAARGVAQARRIGAEIREEEAVNISMEDAWVVKTAGGEYRGRSVLLATGKSRAGLKVPGFEELRGKGISFCATCDGFFYKNKRLAVIGTGDYAANELSELAHFTKDITLFTNGAEPASARFPEGLAVEKRMIDGFAGSDKLTGISLEGGEAMAVDGAFVALGTAGAADFAAKIGVELNKTDIVVDQSFMTNVPGIFAAGDCIGGYLQIAKAVSDGAHAAKHMVPYIKSLQ; translated from the coding sequence ATGATGTACGATTCAATTATTATTGGCAAAGGTCCGGCCGGAATTTCGGCTTCGTTGTATCTGGTTCGCGCCGGCCTGAAGGTTCTGGTGCTCGGTCATGGAGTAGGGGCTCTTGAACGGGCCGAAAAAATCGATAATTACTATGGTTTCGACCAGCCTCTTTCCGGCGCAGAGCTGGCCGCGCGGGGAGTCGCCCAGGCCCGCCGCATAGGAGCGGAAATCCGAGAAGAGGAAGCCGTGAATATTTCCATGGAGGACGCGTGGGTTGTGAAAACCGCAGGCGGCGAATATCGGGGCCGATCCGTATTGCTTGCCACCGGAAAATCGCGCGCCGGCTTGAAGGTTCCCGGTTTTGAGGAGCTTCGCGGGAAGGGCATCAGTTTTTGCGCAACCTGCGACGGTTTTTTTTATAAGAATAAGCGTCTTGCGGTCATAGGAACGGGCGATTACGCCGCGAACGAGCTGTCGGAACTCGCTCATTTCACCAAGGATATAACTCTTTTCACGAACGGAGCTGAACCTGCTTCTGCCCGCTTTCCGGAAGGTCTTGCCGTTGAGAAGCGCATGATAGACGGATTTGCAGGTTCGGATAAGCTGACCGGGATTTCCCTTGAAGGAGGGGAGGCTATGGCTGTTGACGGCGCCTTCGTCGCGCTGGGAACCGCTGGAGCCGCAGACTTCGCCGCCAAGATCGGCGTTGAACTCAACAAGACCGATATCGTCGTTGATCAGTCATTTATGACGAACGTGCCGGGAATTTTCGCCGCCGGCGACTGCATCGGCGGATATCTGCAAATAGCGAAAGCTGTTTCCGACGGAGCCCACGCGGCGAAACATATGGTGCCCTATATCAAATCCCTGCAATAA
- a CDS encoding polysaccharide deacetylase family protein yields MSKMNHKAISRLPSINPPDRLQPARVPQFAAFTFDDNGKSGLPGAGTIGGMSFVLDLFDSGRNQGSGEHTEHAGKKTFDYAATRATFLAAGFYSGPGQWENGSFVKKIWKKAADLGHEIGNHTYTHPHGLREGYSASKWEEEIMRCDECLTNRFDPNETPETKDDKNGIGLRSEEIVGFRAPFLGYNAHLFPALSRLGFSYDCSISEGFQSEQDGTNCFWPYTLDLGSPGDRLDAIENGREPAPGVPALWELPTYAVTVPPDELCRKYGVQEGLRTKLAKRVDTFNENDGKIDGLDWNLWSPFEMNADEFIATFAYSLDLKYQGNRAPMIFCFHSDIYADEYDDPMPNADAGERRRALKACYEYAAGLKDARLVTMKDLVSWLENPVPLR; encoded by the coding sequence ATGAGCAAAATGAACCATAAAGCGATATCACGACTCCCGTCCATCAATCCGCCGGATAGACTCCAGCCGGCACGCGTGCCTCAATTCGCGGCCTTCACCTTCGACGACAACGGAAAGTCGGGTCTTCCGGGAGCTGGAACCATCGGAGGGATGTCCTTCGTTCTCGATCTCTTCGATTCGGGGCGAAACCAGGGAAGCGGGGAGCATACAGAACACGCCGGAAAAAAAACCTTCGACTATGCCGCTACCCGGGCAACCTTCCTCGCGGCGGGTTTTTACTCAGGGCCGGGCCAATGGGAAAACGGATCGTTTGTGAAAAAAATCTGGAAAAAGGCCGCCGATCTCGGCCATGAGATCGGGAACCACACCTACACCCACCCTCATGGACTGCGGGAAGGCTATTCAGCATCTAAATGGGAAGAAGAAATCATGCGCTGCGACGAATGCCTGACCAATCGCTTCGATCCGAATGAAACGCCGGAAACAAAGGACGACAAGAACGGAATCGGACTGAGAAGCGAGGAAATCGTCGGTTTCAGGGCGCCTTTTCTGGGATACAATGCGCATCTCTTTCCTGCGCTCTCCCGTCTCGGCTTTTCGTACGACTGCAGCATCTCCGAAGGCTTTCAGAGCGAACAGGACGGAACAAACTGTTTTTGGCCCTATACACTCGACCTGGGAAGCCCGGGAGACCGGCTTGACGCTATAGAAAACGGCAGAGAACCGGCGCCCGGCGTGCCGGCTTTGTGGGAATTGCCGACGTATGCAGTAACCGTTCCGCCCGACGAACTGTGCAGAAAATACGGGGTGCAGGAGGGACTGAGGACGAAACTGGCGAAGCGGGTCGACACCTTTAACGAGAACGACGGAAAAATCGACGGCCTCGACTGGAATCTGTGGTCGCCGTTCGAAATGAACGCGGACGAGTTCATCGCGACTTTCGCTTATTCGCTCGATTTAAAATATCAGGGAAACCGCGCTCCGATGATTTTCTGCTTCCACTCGGATATTTACGCGGACGAGTACGACGACCCCATGCCGAACGCAGACGCCGGGGAACGCAGGCGTGCTTTGAAAGCGTGCTACGAGTATGCTGCAGGATTGAAAGACGCCCGTCTTGTAACAATGAAAGATCTGGTATCGTGGCTGGAGAATCCCGTTCCGTTGAGATGA
- a CDS encoding PadR family transcriptional regulator has translation MENDDEATINLIQELNRGTLVLSVLLCTDEPGYGYSLASRLNEQGIQIEQNTLYPLLRRLEKQGLLESRWDTTESRPRRYYSASEKGKAVRARLLEEWKGLDTALRGLEQHKGGSE, from the coding sequence ATGGAGAATGACGACGAGGCGACCATCAACCTGATTCAGGAACTTAACCGGGGAACGCTGGTATTGTCGGTTTTACTGTGCACAGACGAGCCGGGATACGGATACTCGCTCGCTTCCCGGCTCAACGAGCAGGGAATACAGATTGAACAAAACACGCTCTACCCCCTGCTGCGAAGGCTCGAAAAACAGGGATTGCTTGAAAGCCGGTGGGATACGACTGAATCGAGGCCGCGCCGGTACTACTCGGCGAGCGAAAAGGGAAAGGCTGTGCGCGCCCGGCTTCTCGAGGAATGGAAAGGACTCGACACGGCTCTGCGCGGACTGGAACAACACAAAGGAGGTTCTGAATGA